A single Mangifera indica cultivar Alphonso chromosome 20, CATAS_Mindica_2.1, whole genome shotgun sequence DNA region contains:
- the LOC123204151 gene encoding peroxisomal acyl-coenzyme A oxidase 1-like, with product MKCHCELQRADDWLKPAVILEAFEARATRMSVACAQNLGKFTNTVEGFSELSADLAEAPVAHCQLIVVSKFIEKLQQDLPGKGVKQVLRMLCNIYALHILHKNLGDFVSTGCVTPKQASLANEQLRSLYAQVRPNAVALVVFQLY from the exons ATGAAGTGTCATTGTGAGCTTCAAAGAG CTGACGATTGGTTAAAGCCTGCTGTCATACTGGAGGCTTTTGAAGCAAGAGCCACTAGGATGTCTGTTGCTTGTGCTCAAAACCTGGGCAAGTTCACAAATACAGTAGAGG GCTTTTCGGAACTCTCAGCTGATTTAGCTGAGGCACCAGTTGCTCATTGCCAGTTGATTGTTGTTTCAAA GTTCATTGAGAAGTTGCAACAAGACCTCCCTGGAAAGGGAGTGAAACAAGTCTTAAGAATGCTCTGCAACATTTATGCTTTGCATATTCTTCACAAAAATCTGGGTGATTTTGTATCCACTGGCTGCGTAACTCCCAAGCAAGCTTCTCTTGCTAATGAGCAGCTTAGGTCTTTGTATGCCCAG GTCCGTCCCAATGCAGTTGCCCTGGTTGTCTTTCAATTATACTGA